A genomic segment from Pseudoduganella chitinolytica encodes:
- a CDS encoding transglycosylase domain-containing protein produces the protein MSSQTDHESQRLDDDQPAMPPPSEPRKSKRSRNAFIVLMLVLLSLAIWWLVQEVRTSTMQARYFSGIVKQLHYKVEPGPSKSIRFPKDSPYDERLGYANMPDYLARLKQRDYEVTAQARFSPKMVQLADMGVFTTFREKTRTGLTIYDCRAQPLFTASYPERIYPGFEQAPTALIHSLLFIENRELLDTKYPTRNPAVEWDRLSKAILEKSASAVGLAGSRAAGGSTLATQIEKYRHSPEGRTGSMKDKLQQMVSATLRAYQQGPDTTAVRRQIVVDYLNTVPLSAKPGYGEVNGIGDGMWVWYGRDFNEVTELLSGRMDKPGSALAFKEALSLLIAQRRPSYYLGAGGEDLEILANSHLRLLAQAGIITPALRDAALKEKLHPAQGNGLQSAPPLNYVTKKASNAVRVHLANLLGDNRMYNLDRLDLSVVSTLDASAQKAVTSMLRQLREAEAAQQAGLTGKGMLGNGDPANVVYSFTLLEKGDKVNYLRVQTDNYDQPLDINEGAKLDLGSTAKLRTLVTYLDIVAQLHKKYSGMGPAELQKQVVDPKDRLSTWALEWLAMTPTDKRDLTAMLNAAMERTYSGNPGEGFFTGGGLHYFGNFSKEDDHRILTVREGLRRSTNLLFVRLMRDVVRYYSFQMPGSSASLLADADDPRRVQYLARFADKEGKEFLYRFYAKYKGKPKSQLDKILVDSIRPTPLRLANIHRTLFPDASLGEFAMFVNGNLTTQNEVPQARLEKMYEQYAMDKWNLADRGYLANVHPLELWLVAYLRQHEGATLSQVVAASEKERQEVYQWLFKTHRKHAQDKRIAGLLEMEAFMGIHRQWKSMGYPFDSLVPSYATTLGASADRPAALAELMGIIVNGGVRKPTQRIDTLHFAAGTPYDTKVARAKQVAAEQVLAPEVARVVADEIRGVVAEGTAKRAKTAFTAADGSNIAVGGKTGTGDQRFDVYAAGGRLIESRYVNRSATFVFNIGERFFGSMTAYVHGPESKNYDFTSALPVQLLTVLAPSLMPLIEPNQQAVVPGDSTVAAAAAALGAPLKACGG, from the coding sequence ATGTCTTCCCAAACCGACCACGAGAGCCAGCGCCTGGACGACGATCAGCCGGCGATGCCGCCACCCTCCGAACCCCGCAAGAGCAAGCGATCCCGCAACGCCTTCATCGTCCTGATGCTGGTGCTGCTGTCGCTCGCCATCTGGTGGCTCGTACAGGAGGTCCGCACCTCGACGATGCAGGCGCGCTATTTCAGCGGCATCGTCAAGCAATTGCATTACAAGGTCGAGCCGGGACCCAGCAAGTCGATCCGCTTCCCCAAGGACAGCCCGTATGACGAGCGGCTTGGCTACGCCAACATGCCGGACTACCTGGCACGCCTGAAGCAGCGCGACTACGAAGTCACCGCGCAGGCGCGTTTCTCGCCGAAGATGGTGCAACTGGCCGACATGGGTGTGTTCACGACGTTCCGCGAGAAGACCCGCACGGGCCTGACGATCTACGACTGCCGCGCACAGCCGCTGTTCACCGCAAGCTACCCGGAGCGCATCTATCCGGGCTTCGAGCAGGCCCCGACGGCATTGATCCACAGCCTGCTGTTCATCGAGAACCGCGAACTGCTCGATACCAAATATCCGACCCGCAACCCGGCCGTCGAGTGGGACCGCCTGTCCAAGGCGATCCTGGAGAAATCGGCCAGTGCCGTCGGCCTGGCCGGCAGCCGCGCCGCCGGCGGTTCCACGCTCGCCACGCAGATCGAGAAGTACCGCCACTCGCCGGAAGGACGCACCGGCTCGATGAAGGACAAGCTGCAGCAGATGGTATCGGCCACGTTGCGTGCCTACCAGCAGGGTCCGGACACGACGGCCGTGCGACGCCAGATCGTGGTCGACTACCTGAACACGGTGCCGTTGTCGGCCAAGCCGGGCTACGGCGAAGTGAACGGCATCGGCGACGGCATGTGGGTCTGGTACGGGCGCGACTTCAACGAAGTCACCGAGCTGCTGTCGGGCCGCATGGACAAGCCGGGCAGCGCGCTGGCGTTCAAGGAAGCGCTGTCGCTGCTGATCGCGCAACGCCGTCCCAGCTACTACCTGGGCGCGGGCGGCGAGGACCTGGAGATCCTGGCCAACAGCCACCTGCGCCTGCTGGCGCAAGCGGGCATCATCACGCCGGCGCTGCGCGACGCGGCGCTGAAGGAAAAGCTGCACCCGGCGCAGGGCAACGGCCTGCAGTCGGCGCCGCCGCTGAACTACGTGACGAAGAAGGCGTCGAACGCGGTGCGCGTGCACCTGGCCAACCTGCTGGGCGACAACCGCATGTACAACCTGGACCGGCTGGACCTGTCGGTGGTTAGCACGCTGGACGCCAGCGCGCAGAAGGCCGTCACGTCGATGCTGCGCCAGTTGCGCGAGGCGGAGGCGGCGCAGCAGGCCGGCCTGACGGGCAAGGGCATGCTGGGCAACGGCGATCCGGCCAACGTCGTCTACAGCTTCACGCTGCTGGAAAAGGGCGACAAGGTCAACTACCTGCGCGTGCAGACGGATAACTACGACCAGCCGCTGGACATCAACGAAGGCGCCAAGCTGGACCTGGGCTCCACGGCGAAGCTGCGCACGCTGGTCACGTACCTGGACATCGTCGCCCAGCTGCACAAGAAATACAGCGGCATGGGCCCGGCCGAACTGCAGAAGCAGGTGGTCGATCCGAAGGACCGCCTCAGCACGTGGGCGCTCGAATGGCTGGCCATGACGCCGACCGACAAGCGCGACCTGACGGCGATGCTGAACGCGGCGATGGAACGGACCTACTCCGGCAATCCTGGCGAGGGCTTCTTCACCGGTGGCGGCCTGCACTACTTCGGCAACTTCTCGAAGGAAGACGACCACCGCATCCTGACCGTGCGCGAAGGCCTGCGCCGCTCGACCAACCTGCTGTTCGTGCGCCTGATGCGCGACGTGGTGCGCTACTACTCGTTCCAGATGCCGGGTTCGTCGGCGAGCCTGCTGGCCGACGCGGACGATCCGCGCCGCGTCCAGTACCTGGCCCGCTTCGCCGACAAGGAAGGCAAGGAGTTCCTGTACCGCTTCTATGCCAAGTACAAGGGCAAGCCGAAATCGCAGCTGGACAAGATCCTCGTCGACAGCATCCGCCCGACGCCGCTGCGCCTGGCGAACATCCATCGCACCTTGTTCCCCGATGCCTCGCTGGGCGAGTTCGCGATGTTCGTCAACGGTAACCTGACGACGCAGAACGAAGTGCCGCAGGCGCGCCTGGAGAAGATGTACGAGCAGTACGCGATGGACAAGTGGAACCTGGCCGACCGCGGCTACCTGGCCAACGTGCACCCGCTGGAACTGTGGCTGGTGGCCTACCTGCGCCAGCACGAGGGCGCGACGTTGTCGCAGGTGGTGGCCGCTTCCGAGAAGGAGCGCCAGGAGGTCTACCAGTGGCTGTTCAAGACGCACCGCAAGCACGCGCAGGACAAGCGCATCGCCGGCCTGCTGGAAATGGAAGCCTTCATGGGCATCCACCGCCAGTGGAAGAGCATGGGCTACCCGTTCGATTCGCTGGTGCCGTCGTATGCGACGACGCTGGGCGCATCGGCCGACCGGCCGGCCGCGCTGGCGGAGCTGATGGGCATCATCGTCAATGGCGGCGTGCGCAAACCCACGCAGCGTATCGACACGCTGCACTTCGCGGCCGGCACGCCGTACGATACCAAGGTGGCACGCGCCAAGCAGGTCGCCGCCGAACAGGTGCTGGCGCCCGAGGTGGCCCGGGTGGTCGCCGACGAGATCCGCGGCGTCGTGGCCGAGGGCACCGCCAAGCGCGCCAAGACCGCGTTCACGGCGGCCGACGGCAGCAATATCGCAGTGGGCGGCAAGACCGGCACGGGCGACCAGCGCTTCGACGTCTACGCGGCCGGCGGTCGCCTGATCGAGTCGCGCTACGTCAACCGCTCGGCGACGTTCGTGTTCAATATCGGCGAACGCTTCTTTGGCAGCATGACGGCCTACGTGCATGGGCCGGAATCGAAGAACTACGACTTCACCAGCGCGCTGCCCGTGCAGCTGCTGACGGTACTGGCCCCCAGCCTGATGCCGCTGATCGAACCGAACCAGCAGGCCGTCGTGCCGGGCGATTCGACGGTGGCCGCAGCCGCCGCCGCGCTGGGTGCGCCGCTGAAGGCCTGCGGCGGCTGA
- a CDS encoding polysaccharide deacetylase family protein, with protein MTAPIRHAAFCGAAVLLLAAAPAGAGQCGGTIYLTFDTGSQSQAELIAATLKRHAIRATFFLANEKTVRGDHALDPSWAGYWQARVAEGHAFGSHTFDHVYYTGDGPRGTIGVRPQFGAAAGKRQQWTAAQYCAEIKRVDARFAELTGHHLDPLWRAPGGKVSQRTIAAAHSCGYAHVGWAPAGFSGDELSSTAYPNAVLLKKSLDTLRDGDIFMAHMGIWSRRDAWAPANLEPLIAGLEKKGFCFATLREHPGFGKGHIQR; from the coding sequence ATGACCGCGCCCATCCGTCACGCCGCCTTCTGCGGCGCTGCCGTCCTGCTCCTGGCCGCCGCGCCCGCAGGGGCGGGGCAGTGCGGCGGCACCATCTACCTGACGTTCGACACCGGCAGCCAGTCGCAAGCCGAACTGATCGCCGCCACCCTCAAGCGCCATGCCATCCGCGCCACGTTCTTCCTCGCCAACGAGAAGACGGTGCGGGGCGATCATGCGCTCGACCCGTCCTGGGCCGGCTACTGGCAGGCGCGCGTGGCCGAGGGCCATGCGTTCGGCTCGCACACGTTCGACCATGTCTACTACACGGGCGACGGGCCGCGCGGCACCATCGGCGTCCGGCCGCAGTTCGGCGCAGCCGCCGGCAAGCGCCAGCAGTGGACAGCGGCCCAGTACTGCGCCGAAATCAAGCGGGTCGATGCCCGCTTTGCCGAACTGACGGGTCACCATCTCGATCCCCTCTGGCGCGCACCCGGCGGCAAGGTTTCACAGCGTACAATAGCGGCCGCGCACAGCTGCGGCTACGCCCACGTCGGCTGGGCCCCGGCGGGGTTTTCCGGAGACGAGCTCTCCAGCACCGCGTACCCGAACGCGGTGCTGCTGAAGAAGTCCCTGGACACCCTGCGCGACGGCGACATCTTCATGGCGCACATGGGCATCTGGTCGCGCCGGGACGCGTGGGCGCCGGCCAACCTGGAGCCGTTGATCGCCGGGCTGGAAAAGAAGGGCTTTTGCTTTGCCACCTTGCGCGAGCATCCGGGCTTCGGCAAGGGCCATATCCAACGATAG
- a CDS encoding acyl-CoA-binding protein: MSLQAQFDQAMADSKNLPERPDNMTLLKIYALYKQGSAGDVTGERPGMTDFANRAKYDAWAGLKGTSQEDAQQQYVDLIEELKG; encoded by the coding sequence ATGAGTCTGCAAGCACAATTCGACCAGGCCATGGCCGATTCGAAGAACCTGCCGGAACGTCCGGACAACATGACCCTGCTGAAGATCTACGCGCTGTACAAGCAGGGTTCGGCGGGCGACGTGACGGGCGAGCGCCCGGGCATGACGGACTTCGCCAACCGCGCCAAGTATGACGCGTGGGCCGGCCTGAAGGGCACGTCGCAGGAAGACGCGCAGCAGCAGTACGTCGACCTGATCGAGGAACTGAAGGGCTGA
- a CDS encoding HU family DNA-binding protein, which produces MKKGELIAEFAKRTEMSGAAANDAVNTLIAIVTERLKKGDTVGITGFGTFSVAKRAARKGRNPATGEAIKIAASKTPKFSAGATLKAAVNPTKKK; this is translated from the coding sequence ATGAAAAAAGGCGAACTGATTGCAGAATTTGCGAAACGTACCGAAATGTCCGGTGCCGCCGCCAACGACGCAGTGAACACCCTGATTGCCATCGTTACCGAACGTCTGAAAAAAGGCGACACGGTCGGCATCACCGGGTTCGGCACGTTCTCCGTCGCCAAGCGTGCCGCTCGCAAAGGCCGCAATCCCGCAACCGGTGAAGCGATCAAGATCGCGGCATCGAAGACGCCGAAGTTCTCGGCTGGCGCCACGCTGAAGGCCGCCGTCAACCCGACCAAGAAGAAGTAA
- a CDS encoding protealysin inhibitor emfourin, whose amino-acid sequence MKIVATASGGFAGLARRHEVDTAVSPAGPALEAALASLGFLAAGPAVQARATGADLLRWTIAVEADGRRHSVTFAQDGSPASAPWERLLARILAA is encoded by the coding sequence ATGAAGATCGTCGCCACCGCCAGCGGCGGCTTTGCCGGGCTCGCGCGGCGTCATGAGGTGGACACTGCCGTCAGCCCGGCAGGCCCGGCGCTGGAAGCGGCGCTGGCGTCGCTCGGCTTCCTTGCGGCCGGCCCGGCAGTGCAGGCGCGGGCGACCGGCGCCGACCTGCTGCGGTGGACCATCGCGGTCGAGGCCGACGGGCGGCGCCACAGCGTCACGTTTGCGCAGGACGGCAGCCCCGCCAGCGCGCCGTGGGAACGGCTGCTGGCCCGCATCCTGGCCGCCTGA
- a CDS encoding competence/damage-inducible protein A: MAIGLIVIGDEILSGKRVDQHFPKVVQLLAARGLQLGWAEYLGDDPERIAATLRRTFATSDIVFSCGGIGATPDDHTRQAAAAALGRPLVLHEEGRRNIEQRILQVAREAGKETDLAAPENLQRLKMAEFAEGASLIPNPYNNVAGFALGTHYFVPGFPVMAWPMIEWVLDTHHAELHNREARAEQAVLVWEAAESALTPLMEELESTFAGIKVFSLPSVGDARTRRHIELGVKGAPDQVGAAFARLRAGLDALHAEYTPVPPPPAV; the protein is encoded by the coding sequence ATGGCCATTGGACTGATCGTCATCGGCGACGAAATCCTGTCGGGCAAGCGGGTCGACCAGCATTTCCCCAAGGTCGTGCAACTGCTGGCCGCGCGCGGCCTGCAACTGGGCTGGGCGGAGTACCTGGGCGACGATCCGGAGCGCATCGCGGCCACGCTGCGGCGCACGTTCGCCACCAGCGACATCGTGTTCTCCTGCGGCGGCATCGGCGCCACGCCGGACGACCACACGCGCCAGGCCGCCGCCGCGGCATTGGGCCGGCCGCTGGTGCTGCACGAGGAGGGCCGCCGCAACATCGAACAGCGCATCCTGCAGGTGGCACGCGAGGCGGGAAAGGAAACCGACCTGGCGGCGCCGGAAAACCTGCAGCGCCTGAAGATGGCCGAATTTGCCGAGGGCGCCAGCCTGATCCCGAACCCGTACAACAACGTGGCCGGCTTCGCGCTGGGGACGCATTACTTCGTGCCGGGCTTCCCCGTGATGGCCTGGCCGATGATCGAATGGGTACTCGATACGCATCACGCCGAGCTGCACAACCGCGAAGCCCGCGCGGAGCAGGCGGTACTGGTATGGGAAGCGGCCGAATCGGCACTGACGCCGCTGATGGAGGAGCTGGAAAGCACCTTTGCCGGCATCAAGGTGTTCAGCCTGCCGAGCGTAGGCGACGCCCGCACGCGCCGCCATATCGAACTGGGCGTCAAGGGTGCGCCCGACCAGGTCGGTGCCGCGTTCGCCCGCCTGCGCGCAGGCCTCGACGCCCTGCACGCCGAGTACACGCCGGTGCCGCCGCCACCGGCAGTATGA
- a CDS encoding FKBP-type peptidyl-prolyl cis-trans isomerase has product MSITTTPSGLQYDDVVVGEGAEAKAGQNVTVHYTGWLRNDDGSKGAKFDSSKDRNDPFEFALGAGMVIRGWDEGVQGMKVGGTRQLVIPADLGYGSRGAGGVIPPNATLIFDVELLGV; this is encoded by the coding sequence ATGTCCATCACCACCACCCCATCCGGCCTGCAGTACGACGACGTCGTCGTGGGCGAAGGCGCCGAGGCGAAAGCGGGCCAGAACGTCACCGTGCACTACACCGGCTGGCTGCGCAACGACGACGGCAGCAAGGGCGCCAAGTTCGATTCCAGCAAGGACCGCAACGACCCGTTCGAGTTCGCCCTGGGCGCCGGCATGGTGATCCGCGGCTGGGACGAAGGCGTGCAAGGCATGAAAGTGGGCGGCACCCGCCAGCTGGTCATCCCGGCCGACCTGGGCTACGGTTCGCGCGGCGCGGGCGGCGTGATCCCGCCGAACGCCACGCTGATCTTCGACGTCGAACTGCTGGGCGTCTGA
- a CDS encoding putative Na+/H+ antiporter, producing METLVNPSTIDLAGAVLFAIAILHTFSAKVFERVAHRFPAHAGIWHLLGEVEVVFGFWALVLVMFIGAAAGRVEAIAYLDSRNFTEPLFVFVIMVIAATRPILQTTKAAVALTARALPPPGSMGFVFVVLSVVPLLGSFITEPAAMTLGALILAERLYAGGISERLKYAIIGVLFVNVSIGGTLTPYAAPPVLMVAAKWQWDLPFMLANIGWKAALAVLVNAVGVTLLFARELTAHRPAAAAPQERVPLALVLAHVAFLAGVVVFSHHPAVFLGLFLFFLGVAQAYERFQDRLILREGLLVAFFLAGLVVLGGKQQWWLQELLMSMSSDAVYYGATALTAITDNAALTYLGSLVEGLSDEFKYALVTGAVTGGGLTVIANAPNPAGMSILKGYFELETVSALGLLLAALAPTLVAIAAFRLL from the coding sequence ATGGAGACCCTCGTGAACCCCAGCACCATCGACCTTGCCGGCGCCGTCCTGTTTGCCATCGCCATCCTGCACACCTTCAGCGCCAAGGTGTTCGAGCGGGTGGCCCACCGCTTCCCCGCCCACGCGGGCATCTGGCACCTGCTGGGCGAAGTGGAGGTCGTGTTCGGCTTCTGGGCGCTGGTGCTGGTGATGTTCATCGGCGCGGCCGCGGGACGGGTGGAGGCCATCGCCTACCTGGACAGCCGCAACTTCACCGAGCCCCTGTTCGTGTTCGTCATCATGGTGATCGCCGCCACGCGGCCCATCCTGCAGACGACCAAGGCCGCCGTCGCGTTGACCGCCAGGGCGTTGCCGCCGCCGGGCAGCATGGGCTTCGTGTTCGTGGTGCTGTCGGTCGTGCCGTTGCTGGGTTCGTTCATCACGGAGCCGGCCGCGATGACACTGGGCGCGCTGATCCTGGCCGAGCGGCTGTATGCGGGCGGTATCTCCGAGCGCTTGAAGTACGCCATCATCGGCGTGCTGTTCGTCAACGTGTCGATCGGCGGCACGCTGACGCCCTATGCGGCGCCGCCGGTACTGATGGTGGCCGCCAAGTGGCAGTGGGACCTGCCGTTCATGCTGGCCAATATCGGCTGGAAGGCGGCGCTGGCGGTGCTCGTCAACGCCGTGGGCGTGACGCTGCTGTTCGCGCGCGAGCTGACGGCGCATCGTCCGGCCGCAGCGGCCCCACAGGAGCGCGTGCCGCTGGCGCTGGTGCTGGCGCACGTGGCGTTCCTGGCCGGCGTCGTCGTGTTCTCGCACCATCCGGCCGTGTTCCTCGGCCTGTTCCTGTTCTTCCTGGGCGTGGCGCAGGCGTACGAACGCTTCCAGGACCGCCTGATCCTGCGCGAGGGATTGCTGGTGGCGTTCTTCCTGGCCGGCCTGGTCGTGTTGGGCGGCAAGCAGCAATGGTGGCTGCAGGAGTTGCTGATGAGCATGAGCAGCGACGCTGTCTATTACGGTGCCACGGCGCTCACCGCGATCACGGACAACGCCGCGCTGACGTACCTGGGCTCGCTGGTGGAAGGCCTCAGCGACGAGTTCAAGTACGCGCTGGTGACGGGCGCCGTGACGGGCGGCGGGCTGACGGTGATCGCCAACGCGCCCAATCCGGCCGGCATGTCGATCCTGAAGGGCTACTTCGAGCTGGAGACGGTGTCGGCCCTGGGGCTGCTGCTGGCGGCACTGGCGCCGACGCTGGTGGCGATCGCCGCTTTCCGTCTGTTGTAG
- a CDS encoding sterol desaturase family protein, translated as MIHLLTEWFAQAQGWLFQSVIEPGLFHAGLADFLDDAFEGTEWFLIGLCELLLVFLVLRPLEALMPVHGFTDRRARWNDFLYTLLHRLGFFPVLVFFTVDPLMDHVAGWLRLENVRPFNLENLAPDMSPLVSFAIYFVVLDFFDYWFHRAQHQFRWWWGLHSLHHSQQDMNLWSDDRNHVLDDLLRDVYLALVALAIGVPPGQYVLLVSLSRILQSLQHANVRVHFGRIGERLLVSPRYHRMHHAVGQGHESKGTGSLGGCNFAVLLPIWDIVFGTANFAPGFARTGVRDQLPRTAPDGSPVPGRDYGRGFWRQQWLGVRRMVEFARRRAG; from the coding sequence ATGATCCATCTGCTGACCGAATGGTTCGCACAGGCGCAGGGCTGGCTGTTCCAGTCCGTGATCGAACCCGGCTTGTTCCACGCCGGCCTGGCGGACTTCCTCGACGATGCCTTCGAAGGCACCGAATGGTTCCTCATCGGCCTGTGCGAACTGCTGCTGGTCTTCCTCGTGCTGCGCCCGCTGGAAGCGCTCATGCCCGTGCATGGCTTCACCGACCGGCGCGCGCGCTGGAACGACTTCCTCTACACGCTGCTGCACCGGCTGGGCTTCTTCCCCGTGCTGGTCTTCTTCACGGTCGATCCGTTGATGGATCACGTGGCGGGTTGGCTGCGCCTGGAGAACGTGCGCCCCTTCAACCTGGAGAACCTGGCGCCGGACATGAGCCCGCTGGTGAGCTTCGCCATCTATTTTGTCGTGCTGGATTTCTTCGACTACTGGTTCCACCGGGCCCAGCACCAGTTCCGCTGGTGGTGGGGGCTGCACAGCCTGCACCACAGCCAGCAGGACATGAACCTGTGGAGCGACGACCGCAACCACGTGCTGGACGACCTGCTGCGCGACGTCTACCTGGCGCTGGTCGCGCTGGCGATCGGCGTGCCGCCCGGCCAGTACGTGCTGCTGGTATCGCTGTCGCGCATCCTGCAGAGCCTGCAGCACGCCAACGTACGCGTCCACTTCGGCCGCATCGGCGAACGGCTGCTGGTGTCGCCGCGCTACCACCGCATGCACCACGCGGTCGGCCAGGGCCATGAGTCGAAGGGCACGGGCAGCCTGGGCGGCTGCAACTTTGCCGTGCTGCTGCCCATCTGGGACATCGTGTTCGGCACCGCCAACTTCGCGCCGGGCTTTGCCCGCACGGGCGTGCGCGACCAGCTGCCGCGCACCGCGCCGGACGGCTCGCCCGTGCCGGGCCGCGACTACGGCCGCGGTTTCTGGCGCCAGCAGTGGCTGGGGGTGCGACGAATGGTGGAGTTCGCGCGCCGGAGGGCCGGCTGA
- a CDS encoding YVTN family beta-propeller repeat protein: MSRIFRRVLLSASLLAACHAAQANVPPSGNGNVVVVLNSRDATVQLLDQGSYKSLQTFAVGKEPHHLMATPDNKSLIVASSVGNELLFLDPKSGQVQRRIKDIVDPYQIGFTPDQKWFVATALRLDRVDLYKYNGRDFTLAKRLPMAKLPSHIAFDAHSTMAFITQQGSDQVSAIDLATQAVKWTIPVGKLPAGIAMTPDDKYLLVGIMGSDYVEVIDWRTQKTVKRIKAGAGTHNFRAQGDSRYTYVSNRVSNSINIIDQKTLTNVGQINVPGGPDCMEITADGKTMWVTLRWIKKVAVIDLPTRKVVKYIPVGRSPHGVFFANSSARM; encoded by the coding sequence ATGTCCCGCATTTTCCGTCGCGTTTTGCTTTCGGCCAGCCTGCTGGCCGCCTGCCATGCTGCCCAGGCCAACGTCCCGCCATCCGGGAACGGCAATGTCGTCGTCGTGCTGAACTCGCGCGACGCCACCGTCCAGCTGCTGGACCAGGGCTCGTACAAGAGCCTGCAGACCTTCGCCGTCGGCAAGGAGCCGCATCACCTGATGGCGACGCCGGACAACAAATCGCTGATCGTGGCCAGCTCCGTCGGCAACGAACTGCTGTTCCTGGACCCGAAGTCGGGCCAGGTGCAGCGTCGCATCAAGGACATCGTCGATCCGTACCAGATCGGCTTCACGCCGGACCAGAAATGGTTTGTCGCCACCGCGTTGCGGCTGGACCGCGTCGACCTGTACAAGTACAACGGGCGCGATTTCACGCTGGCCAAGCGCCTGCCGATGGCCAAGCTGCCGAGCCACATCGCGTTCGACGCGCACAGCACGATGGCGTTCATCACGCAGCAGGGCAGCGACCAGGTCAGCGCCATCGACCTGGCCACGCAAGCCGTCAAGTGGACGATCCCCGTCGGCAAGCTGCCGGCCGGGATCGCGATGACGCCGGACGATAAATACCTGCTGGTCGGCATCATGGGCAGCGACTACGTCGAAGTGATCGACTGGCGTACGCAGAAGACCGTCAAGCGCATCAAGGCCGGCGCCGGCACGCACAACTTCCGTGCCCAGGGCGACAGCCGCTACACCTACGTGTCGAACCGCGTGTCCAATTCGATCAATATCATCGACCAGAAGACGTTGACGAACGTGGGCCAGATCAATGTGCCGGGCGGTCCGGATTGCATGGAAATCACGGCCGACGGCAAGACCATGTGGGTCACGCTGCGCTGGATCAAGAAGGTGGCGGTGATCGACCTGCCGACCCGCAAGGTCGTCAAGTACATCCCGGTCGGCCGCTCGCCGCACGGCGTCTTCTTCGCCAACTCGTCCGCCCGCATGTAA
- a CDS encoding EI24 domain-containing protein — protein MRAVANAYGRAVLSQLHVRMLVLSAMPLVLSLVLWGLVLYFGLQPLLDWLHTNFVDYEIFRTTSSWLERLHLGFLKSVVVPFFALLLLLPLMILSALLFMNVAAMPFIVRHVGGRHYPKLEQKQGGSMLGGLRAALSSFAVFIVIWLATLPLYIVPPLAMISSALLWGWLTSRVMSYDALADHASEEERRTIQRERRRDLLAMGLVSGAMGALPPLLMAAGAVLFVALLPLALAVMMWLYVLIFIFTALWFQYYCLEALAQLRAREQANIVGQA, from the coding sequence ATGCGCGCCGTCGCCAACGCGTACGGCCGCGCCGTACTGTCCCAGCTGCACGTGCGCATGCTGGTGCTGTCGGCCATGCCGCTGGTGCTGTCGCTGGTGCTGTGGGGCCTCGTGCTGTACTTCGGCCTGCAGCCGCTGCTGGACTGGCTGCACACCAATTTCGTCGACTACGAGATCTTCCGCACCACCAGCAGCTGGCTCGAGCGGCTGCACCTGGGCTTCCTGAAGTCCGTCGTGGTGCCGTTTTTCGCGCTGCTGTTGCTGCTGCCGCTGATGATCCTGTCGGCGCTGCTGTTCATGAACGTCGCGGCCATGCCGTTCATCGTGCGCCACGTGGGCGGGCGCCATTATCCGAAGCTGGAGCAGAAGCAGGGCGGCAGCATGCTGGGCGGCCTGCGCGCGGCGCTGTCGTCGTTCGCGGTGTTCATCGTGATCTGGCTGGCCACGCTGCCGTTGTACATCGTGCCGCCGCTGGCCATGATCTCCTCGGCCCTGCTGTGGGGCTGGCTGACCAGCCGCGTGATGTCGTACGACGCGCTGGCGGACCACGCCAGCGAGGAAGAACGCCGCACGATCCAGCGCGAACGCCGCCGCGACCTGCTGGCGATGGGCCTGGTGTCCGGCGCCATGGGTGCCCTGCCGCCGCTCCTGATGGCCGCCGGTGCCGTGCTGTTCGTGGCGCTGCTGCCGCTGGCGCTGGCCGTCATGATGTGGTTGTACGTACTGATCTTCATTTTCACGGCGCTGTGGTTCCAGTACTATTGCCTGGAGGCGCTGGCGCAGTTGCGCGCGCGCGAGCAGGCCAACATCGTAGGACAGGCATGA
- a CDS encoding polyhydroxyalkanoic acid system family protein translates to MIHIIQEHNLEPAAARAAAEQVAQKLASEFDLVCNWQGDVLRFERSGVEGALTLLPQQAQMQIKLGMLYGAFAPAIQSKVAEKMRKVFAAA, encoded by the coding sequence ATGATCCATATCATTCAGGAACACAATCTGGAGCCCGCCGCGGCACGCGCGGCGGCGGAGCAGGTGGCGCAAAAGCTGGCCAGCGAATTCGACCTCGTCTGCAACTGGCAGGGTGACGTATTGCGCTTCGAGCGCAGCGGCGTGGAGGGGGCGCTGACCTTGCTGCCGCAACAGGCGCAGATGCAGATCAAGCTGGGGATGTTGTACGGCGCCTTCGCACCGGCCATCCAGAGCAAGGTGGCAGAGAAGATGCGCAAGGTGTTTGCTGCCGCGTGA